A stretch of Dysidea avara chromosome 5, odDysAvar1.4, whole genome shotgun sequence DNA encodes these proteins:
- the LOC136255931 gene encoding uncharacterized protein, producing MTATVAMLLTRIMLIILSILFIQHVEAGSKGAVVITVSEEDKYIKLSGSGDLSDGSGISQDVISPCCTAGNCTCDSFLHALVSLTDNVMVYITTDVVLSSIVPIVGVENITILGYNNPTVYCNNNGGVKVSSCNNIIVEGIAWKNCGSKNNPVLAMRNSSNITTENCTFQKSRGQAISLVNVKEDAHINRCVFTYNNHHRNHGAAIFFSSQNNQTHLKLHNCNFTDNGNAASIIYINGHDKIRTPLSLLNSEFHNNLGVPIYISHHENVHIRGKALFKDNLATRGGGIISIRSSVVFDENSDVMFKHNSATYGGAIYSIQSVISFDRHSKGTFTNNSAYVGGAIYSDYFSNILLGHYSVVKFTGNNATVKGGAINCGTASAVHVTNSTVSFTENIASGGGGGGGAIHCHSHSGVVFDGNSTVLFTANNATQHGGAIWAQYHSFVSFKGSSMVMFSYNNATEYGGAIHNKYYGETLFEESTTVTFINNTAYKHGGAIKTLRDSTVLFQGSSTVRFIGNNAVLYHGGAVYSAERSDMHFKENCKVEFAENKAGWVGGAIFFYNYNALPRVTVSFEGKSAVMFTNNIAKRAGAMYGRKCDILVTEHSTLTFTENNATQRGGAICTEDDSTAVFNGTSMMTFTSNRATMSGGAIYAAKNLKIVVKGNTHLNFNNNEAGENGGAIYSATNSHIVCKDNSTVQFTNNTALFGGAVHSASDSKVLFKGKSHLTFKNNEASENGGAAYAARNSHIVCEESSLLQFIENAAPFGGAIHSVSDSSIVFTGNTWLTFDKNTAEIGGAVFSNDKCNMTVGRSSEVTFINNSAISSGAMYFHNSDISFVGNSSTMLIGNTATQSGGAVHGVNSDLLLNEAATLTFISNEAVDKGGAIYFTSGSEISFEGHNLSLSPSYFINNTAANGGAVFISGTNMKFGHYSTAIFDGNAALQNGGAVYFSDQCSATFNNYSNITFSNNLAKRYGGALYLKLAQKTVKYSLKASTKFHNNYARIAGYSLYVSVTKSCNINCLNDSISGISTELRQSSQMAATPNKLLFYGILCIDVYNARNYDVYNARNCEIYYTSNIMLGEEITLDACVLDYYNQPSNAARFTVTGEDNPNYQVDGVRDILVSCDAFRGISIIGNKFSSVTSYNYTLTITYFTSEEQSFSIKLIVELSPCHLGFWYDRKLLRCTCYSGDDVVLCSGTTSTIKRGYWFGSVNGQPTAAVCPVNYCDFSCCETTNGFYHLSPLRANQCRSHRSGPACGNCEEGWTLSFDSAECVKTEKCTAGQTTLVVILTVLYWIAVVVAVFVMMYFNVPIGYLYVITYYYGMLDILLNHTLYLSQSLLTTHNTIASIFKITPQFLGQLCLVKGMSGIDQQFIHYVHPLAVTLVLIAISLLARLSYKFSPFISRGFIHVICLLLILSYSSVATTSLLLIRSLTFLDVDKIYSYLSPDIEYFHGRHLPYAIVAVLCTIVIVIGLPLLLLLEPFLKRKLNFTRIKPLLDQFQECYKDRYRYFAAYYMICRLLILILIITTPPNDLTVQYILISICVAMATVHLIVKPYHYKVLNVFDGLILLLVIPVSALPVFNNSNPDSIIGIAFVLALTPLMIFLAMVLLSCKEKIKRFIAYYIPNNTETEDTSSNTEIPMTDVGVIVNENINSNVSDDKNKLVQFQEPSMEAVDKIED from the exons ATGACTGCTACTGTAGCAATGTTGCTAACAAGAATAATGTTAATCATTTTGTCGATCTTGTTCATTCAACATGTTGAAGCGGGAAGCAAAGGAGCTGTAGTAATCACTGTTAGTGAGGAGGATAAGTACATCAAACTCTCTGGCTCTGGTGATTTGAGTGATGGATCTGGAATTAGTCAAGATGTGATATCTCCCTGTTGTACAGCTGGAAACTGTACTTGCGATTCCTTCTTACATGCTCTGGTCAGTCTCACTGATAATGTTATGGTATATATAACAACTGATGTGGTGTTGTCTTCAATTGTACCAATAGTAGGTGTTGAGAACATCACAATACTAGGATATAACAATCCCACTGTGTATTGTAATAATAATGGAGGGGTAAAGGTTTCAtcttgcaataatataattgttGAAGGCATTGCATGGAAAAACTGTGGCTCCAAAAATAATCCTGTTCTGGCTATGCGCAATTCATCCAATATAACAACGGAGAACTGCACCTTTCAAAAATCACGAGGGCAAGCAATTTCTCTGGTGAATGTCAAGGAAGATGCACACATTAACAGATGTGTGTTCACATATAACAACCACCACAGAAACCATGGAGCTGCAATATTCTTCTCATCACAAAACAATCAAACACACTTAAAACTTCACAACTGCAACTTCACTGATAATGGAAATGCCGCGAGTATTATTTATATCAACGGGCATGACAAAATTCGTACACCTCTTTCTTTATTGAACTCTGAGTTTCATAATAACCTTGGAGTGCCCATTTATATTTCACATCATGAAAATGTTCATATTCGTGGTAAGGCATTGTTTAAAGATAATTTAGCAACACGTGGTGGTGGTATTATCAGCATTCGTTCTAGTGTTGTATTTGATGAGAACTCTGATGTAATGTTTAAACATAACAGTGCTACCTATGGTGGAGCCATATATTCGATTCAATCTGTTATCTCATTTGATCGTCACTCAAAGGGAACTTTTACCAACAACAGTGCCTATGTTGGGGGTGCTATATACTCTGATTACTTCTCAAATATTTTACTGGGACACTACTCTGTAGTGAAGTTTACTGGCAACAATGCAACAGTGAAGGGAGGAGCTATTAATTGTGGTACAGCATCTGCAGTCCACGTGACAAATTCTACAGTAAGCTTTACTGAAAACATTGCatctggtggtggtggtggtggtggggcTATCCATTGCCATTCACATTCTGGAGTTGTATTTGATGGTAATTCAACAGTCTTGTTCACTGCCAACAATGCTACACAACATGGTGGTGCTATATGGGCTCAATATCATTCTTTTGTCTCGTTTAAAGGAAGCTCTATGGTAATGTTTTCTTATAATAATGCCACAGAGTATGGTGGAGCGATACACAATAAATATTATGGTGAAACCTTATTTGAAGAAAGCACAACAGTAACATTTATCAACAACACCGCATATAAACACGGTGGAGCTATAAAGACTCTTCGTGACTCTACTGTCTTGTTTCAAGGTAGCTCTACAGTGAGGTTTATCGGTAATAATGCTGTGTTGTACCATGGTGGGGCTGTCTATTCTGCTGAAAGGTCTGATATGCATTTTAAAGAAAATTGCAAAGTAGAATTTGCTGAAAATAAGGCTGGATGGGTTGGTGGAGCAATATTCTTTTACAACTATAATGCACTTCCTAGAGTAACTGTTTCATTTGAAGGGAAGTCAGCAGTAATGTTTACTAATAATATTGCCAAAAGGGCTGGTGCTATGTACGGAAGAAAATGTGATATCTTAGTTACAGAGCACTCCACACTAACATTTACTGAAAATAATGCTACACAAAGAGGTGGAGCTATATGTACTGAAGATGACTCTACTGCTGTATTTAATGGGACATCTATGATGACATTTACTTCTAACAGAGCCACAATGTCCGGTGGAGCCATATATGCTGCGAAAAACTTGAAAATTGTAGTCAAAGGGAATACACATCTCAATTTTAATAACAACGAAGCTGGAGAAAATGGTGGGGCTATTTACTCTGCTACAAACTCTCATATTGTGTGTAAAGACAACTCCACAGTGCAGTTTACTAATAATACTGCCTTATTTGGTGGAGCTGTACATTCTGCAAGTGACTCAAAAGTTTTATTCAAAGGAAAGTCCCACCTCACTTTTAAAAACAATGAAGCTAGTGAAAATGGTGGAGCTGCTTATGCTGCTCGCAATTCTCATATTGTATGTGAGGAGAGTTCATTATTGCAGTTTATAGAAAATGCTGCTCCTTTTGGTGGTGCTATACATTCTGTAAGTGACTCAAGTATAGTATTCACTGGGAACACATGGCTTACGTTTGATAAAAATACTGCTGAGATTGGTGGAGCTGTATTTTCCAATGACAAGTGCAATATGACTGTTGGCAGGAGCTCAGAAGTAACTTTTATCAACAACAGCGCTATATCAAGTGGAGCAATGTACTTCCATAATTCTGATATTTCATTTGTAGGTAATTCATCTACTATGCTCATTGGAAATACAGCTACACAAAGTGGTGGAGCAGTACATGGTGTAAATTCTGATCTCCTGTTAAATGAAGCTGCCACTCTTACATTTATAAGCAATGAAGCAGTAGATAAAGGGGGAGCTATATATTTCACAAGTGGCTCGGAAATTTCTTTTGAAGGACACAACCTTTCATTGTCACCATCATATTTTATTAATAACACTGCTGCAAATGGTGGAGCTGTTTTTATATCAGGTACCAATATGAAATTTGGACACTATTCCACTGCAATCTTTGATGGTAATGCTGCTCTACAAAATGGTGGTGCAGTCTACTTTAGTGATCAGTGTAGCGCTACATTTAACAATTATTCCAACATCACATTCTCAAATAATCTAGCAAAAAGATATGGTGGAGCATTGTATTTAAAACTTGCTCAAAAGACAGTAAAATATAGTTTAAAGGCTAGTACTAAGTTTCATAATAACTATGCTAGAATTGCAGGTTATTCACTGTACGTCTCTGTGACAAAATCATGTAATATCAACTGTCTAAATGATAGCATCAGTGGTATAAGTACAGAACTGCGTCAAAGCAGTCAGATGGCTGCTACTCCCAATAAACTTTTGTTTTACGGCATATTATGCATTGATGTTTATAATGCTCGTAACTATGATGTTTATAATGCTCGTAACTGTGAAATATATTATACCAGCAATATAATGCTAGGTGAAGAAATTACTCTTGATGCTTGTGTATTAGATTATTACAATCAACCTTCTAATGCAGCACGGTTTACAGTTACTGGCGAGGATAATCCCAACTACCAGGTTGATGGTGTACGTGACATTTTAGTATCATGCGATGCATTTCGAGGTATTAGCATTATTGGAAACAAATTTTCATCTGTTACATCTTATAATTATACACTGACCATTACATATTTTACTTCTGAAGAACAAAGCTTCTCCATCAAGTTAATAGTTGAATTATCACCATGTCACCTTGGATTTTGGTATGATAGAAAATTGCTGAGATGTACATGTTACAGTGGTGATGATGTTGTGCTATGTTCTGGCACTACTTCGACTATCAAGAGAGGTTACTGGTTTGGCAGTGTGAATGGACAACCAACAGCAGCAGTTTGTCCTGTTAACTATTGTGACTTTAGCTGCTGTGAGACCACCAATGGGTTCTATCATCTTTCACCATTAAGAGCAAATCAGTGTAGATCACACAGATCTGGCCCTGCTTGTGGTAACTGTGAGGAAGGGTGGACTCTATCATTTGATTCTGCTGAATGTGTAAAAACTGAGAAGTGTACAGCAGGACAGACAACGCTGGTAGTGATATTAACAGTCTTATACTGGATAGCTGTAGTTGTAGCAGTGTTTGTTATGATGTACTTCAATGTTCCAATTGGATACTTGTATGTCATTACATACTACTATGGCATGTTGGATATACTGTTAAACCATACCTTGTACCTTTCACAAAGTTTGCTTACTACTCATAACACTATTGCCAGCATATTCAAAATAACTCCACAGTTTCTTGGACAACTTTGTTTGGTGAAAGGAATGAGTGGAATTGATCAACAGTTTATTCATTATGTGCACCCACTTGCTGTCACTTTGGTGTTGATAGCAATAAGCCTACTAGCAAGGTTATCCTACAAATTCTCACCATTTATCAGTAGGGGATTTATCCATGTCATTTGCCTTCTGTTGATATTGTCATACAGTTCAGTGGCGACTACTTCACTACTGCTAATAAGATCACTGACATTCTTAGATGTGGATAAGATTTACTCTTACCTATCTCCTGATATTGAGTATTTTCATGGTCGTCACTTACCATATGCTATTGTAGCAGTGTTATGTACAATAGTGATTGTGATTGGTCTACCACTTCTACTCCTACTTGAACCATTCTTAAAAAGGAAATTAAATTTTACCAGGATTAAACCACTACTAGACCAATTTCAAGAATGCTACAAAGACAGGTATCGTTATtttgcagcttattacatgATTTGTCGGCTTCTCATACTAATCCTCATCATCACTACTCCACCCAATGACTTGACAGTTCAGTATATATTGATCAGCATATGTGTAGCCATGGCTACAGTACATCTAATCGTAAAACCATACCACTACAAAGTGCTTAATGTATTTGATGGGTTGATATTACTCCTGGTGATTCCTGTTTCAGCTTTACCAGTTTTCAACAACTCTAACCCAGATTCGATCATAGGGATAGCTTTTGTCTTAGCACTTACACCATTGATGATTTTTCTAGCAATGGTACTCCTGAGCTGTAAAGAAAAAATCAAGAGGTTTATTGCTTATTACATTCCTAACAATACTGAGACGGAGGATACAAGTAGTAATACTGAGATACCTATGACTGATGTTGGGGTCATCGTGAATGAAAACATCAACAGCAATGT TTCTGATGATAAAAATAAACTCGTACAATTTCAAGAACCCTCCATGGAGGCAGTGGACAAAATAGAAGACTAA